In one Neobacillus sp. CF12 genomic region, the following are encoded:
- a CDS encoding carbohydrate kinase gives MGKLFSIGEVLIDFIPLQKGVALKDVVTFERAPGGAPANVAAAVAKYGQEASMISKLGNDAFGDFLVEKLVEAGVETDKIYRTSDANTALAFVSLKENGERDFSFYRNPSADLLLSEEEVDLAWFKKGDILHFCSVDLVESPMKQAHKKAIAAVSGAGGLVSFDPNVRLPLWENPEDCRKAILEFLPTADIVKVSDEELNFITGIQDESEAIQSLFVGNVKAVVYTKGAAGADLILKDRKFESSGYSVKAVDTTGAGDAFIGGFLYQLLELHANPENIEEVLRDHQAAILQFANASGALTTTGKGAISALPNKKEVEELIGY, from the coding sequence ATGGGAAAGCTATTTTCAATTGGTGAAGTGTTAATTGATTTTATTCCTCTCCAAAAAGGGGTTGCTTTAAAGGATGTTGTCACATTTGAGAGGGCTCCTGGGGGAGCACCGGCGAATGTGGCTGCCGCTGTTGCTAAGTATGGGCAGGAAGCATCGATGATTTCTAAATTAGGGAACGATGCCTTTGGTGACTTTTTAGTCGAAAAGCTTGTCGAGGCAGGTGTTGAAACAGATAAAATATACCGGACTAGTGATGCGAATACAGCCTTAGCTTTTGTCTCGTTAAAAGAAAACGGGGAACGTGACTTTTCGTTTTACCGTAATCCTTCCGCTGATTTGCTATTAAGCGAGGAGGAGGTCGATCTAGCATGGTTCAAGAAGGGGGATATACTCCATTTTTGCTCGGTTGATCTGGTGGAAAGCCCGATGAAACAGGCTCATAAAAAAGCGATTGCTGCTGTTTCTGGTGCGGGTGGCTTGGTCAGCTTTGACCCAAATGTACGGCTTCCGCTTTGGGAAAATCCAGAGGACTGTCGTAAAGCAATACTCGAATTTTTACCGACTGCAGATATCGTAAAGGTTTCCGATGAAGAGCTTAATTTTATTACGGGAATACAAGATGAGTCGGAGGCTATACAATCATTATTCGTTGGAAACGTGAAGGCAGTTGTTTACACAAAGGGAGCGGCCGGAGCGGATTTGATTTTAAAAGATCGGAAGTTTGAATCGAGCGGATACTCTGTAAAAGCGGTGGACACAACTGGAGCAGGTGATGCGTTCATTGGCGGATTTTTATATCAATTACTAGAATTGCATGCAAATCCGGAAAACATTGAGGAAGTGCTCCGAGACCACCAGGCTGCTATCCTACAGTTTGCGAATGCTAGCGGCGCTCTCACTACTACAGGAAAAGGAGCTATCTCTGCTCTCCCGAATAAGAAGGAAGTTGAGGAACTGATAGGGTATTAA
- a CDS encoding alkaline phosphatase PhoX codes for MNNDTSKNGLNRRDFLKAGGMGTLALTLGSTGVLALGSKAFADATNNPTSGFGGYGPLVPDPNGILDLPKGFHYKIISKEGGVMTNGAKIPGAFDGMAAFEGPNNTTILVRNHELGAGAAFGSNPYDASAQGGTSALVVGANREVIKEYVTSSGTIRNCAGGATPWGTWLTCEETRSTTHGYVFEVDPQQPENEMSKTPIKEMGRFAHEACAIDPSTGYVYLTEDASPSYLYRFIPNNTSQKPGALQEGGTLYAAAIEAVTDPAASTFKTGQTFKIVWKKVDPHMCREEAAAQNCIKFSRLEGAFFQEGVFWFDDTSAGDKKLGRVYRYIPHTNTLELFYEGNDAREMEYPDNICMTPWGDLWYAEDGSGQDRLMGITPEGKVYPFAANRLSDSELAGPTFSPDGNTLFVNIQSPGKTFAIWGPFQRRNSARAREMSYAAPANLAPQVSEKVARAAEAQGMSVLEAAAFERHGIML; via the coding sequence GTGAATAATGATACTTCTAAAAATGGTTTGAACAGAAGAGACTTTTTAAAAGCGGGAGGAATGGGTACACTTGCCCTAACACTTGGGTCAACAGGGGTATTAGCACTTGGTTCAAAAGCATTTGCGGATGCGACGAATAATCCAACCAGCGGTTTTGGCGGTTACGGTCCTTTGGTGCCGGATCCGAATGGAATTCTCGACCTTCCAAAAGGTTTTCATTACAAAATTATCTCTAAAGAAGGCGGAGTAATGACAAATGGGGCAAAAATCCCGGGCGCCTTTGATGGGATGGCAGCTTTCGAGGGCCCTAACAATACTACCATTCTGGTTCGTAACCATGAATTGGGAGCAGGCGCGGCATTTGGAAGCAATCCGTATGATGCATCAGCTCAAGGTGGTACATCAGCTCTAGTTGTAGGAGCTAATCGAGAAGTTATCAAAGAATACGTAACCTCTTCAGGTACAATTCGAAATTGTGCTGGCGGGGCGACACCATGGGGTACATGGCTAACTTGTGAAGAAACACGTTCTACAACACATGGATATGTATTCGAAGTAGATCCACAGCAGCCGGAAAACGAAATGTCCAAAACCCCAATCAAGGAGATGGGCCGTTTTGCACACGAGGCCTGTGCAATTGACCCATCTACAGGATATGTATACTTAACTGAAGATGCGAGCCCAAGCTACCTTTACCGTTTTATCCCAAATAACACGAGCCAAAAGCCTGGCGCTTTACAAGAAGGCGGTACGCTGTATGCAGCTGCGATTGAAGCGGTAACGGATCCAGCAGCAAGCACATTCAAAACAGGCCAAACATTTAAAATTGTTTGGAAGAAAGTAGATCCACATATGTGCCGTGAGGAAGCAGCTGCACAAAACTGCATTAAATTCTCAAGACTTGAGGGAGCGTTCTTCCAAGAGGGGGTTTTCTGGTTTGATGATACCTCTGCCGGCGACAAAAAACTTGGCCGCGTTTACCGTTATATTCCTCACACTAATACATTAGAGCTTTTCTATGAGGGAAATGATGCACGAGAAATGGAATATCCAGATAATATCTGTATGACTCCATGGGGCGACCTTTGGTATGCAGAAGATGGTTCAGGTCAAGATCGACTTATGGGAATTACCCCAGAAGGCAAAGTCTATCCTTTTGCTGCCAACCGTTTAAGTGATTCTGAATTGGCAGGACCAACCTTCTCCCCTGATGGAAACACGCTTTTTGTTAATATTCAAAGTCCAGGCAAAACCTTCGCGATCTGGGGACCATTCCAACGCAGAAACTCTGCGCGCGCAAGAGAGATGTCCTACGCTGCCCCTGCCAATCTTGCACCGCAAGTTTCGGAAAAAGTGGCTAGGGCTGCCGAGGCGCAAGGTATGTCCGTTCTAGAAGCAGCAGCATTTGAACGTCATGGCATAATGTTATAA
- a CDS encoding sucrose-6-phosphate hydrolase: protein MEWTKEQRYRTMDEVSEDEIQGLAKLVNQCPWRQSFHIQPVTGLLNDPNGFSYFNGEYHLFYQWFPLGPVHGLKHWYHTKSKDLVHWENVGMGIEPSNEFDRHGAYSGSGIEHEGKLYFMYTGNTRDEDWNRHPYQCLAVMSPDGSIVKMSAPVITEVPSGYTDHFRDPKVWKNGDLFYAVIGAQRVNETGSVVLYQSKDLKDWQLAGEVKTGLGKEFGYMWECPDYFELDGQGVFLFSPQGLKPEGDSYQNIYQSGYVVGSPIDLENIELKHGPFHELDRGFDFYAPQTTVDHQGRRILVGWMGLPEIDYPTDKNGWAHCLTLPRELTVKDGKLIQQPVSELKLLRGEKVETSQRVENENVRLDNFEGDVYELVAEFSDSSAEEFGLELRVGEMEKTVIKYDSVAKKVVFDRSESGESFAEEFGTVRKCTLDTEKISFRIFVDVSSVEVFVNDGEEVFTGRIFPGKASSGVRVFARGGHTNVKAVKWDIK, encoded by the coding sequence ATGGAATGGACAAAAGAGCAGCGATACAGAACCATGGACGAGGTATCCGAAGATGAAATCCAAGGGTTAGCCAAACTAGTGAATCAATGCCCATGGCGCCAGTCTTTTCATATTCAGCCAGTAACAGGATTGTTAAATGATCCGAATGGATTTAGTTATTTTAATGGGGAATACCATTTATTCTACCAATGGTTCCCGCTCGGACCGGTTCATGGATTGAAGCATTGGTATCATACGAAGTCTAAAGACCTGGTTCATTGGGAAAATGTTGGAATGGGCATTGAACCATCGAATGAGTTTGATCGTCATGGGGCGTATTCCGGAAGCGGCATTGAGCATGAGGGGAAATTATACTTCATGTATACAGGCAATACACGCGATGAAGATTGGAATCGACATCCCTATCAATGTTTGGCTGTGATGAGTCCGGATGGAAGTATTGTCAAAATGAGTGCACCGGTGATTACCGAAGTTCCGAGCGGTTATACCGATCATTTCCGCGATCCAAAGGTTTGGAAAAATGGGGACCTCTTCTATGCAGTGATTGGTGCCCAAAGGGTAAATGAGACTGGAAGTGTAGTTTTATATCAGTCTAAGGATTTAAAAGATTGGCAGTTAGCAGGCGAAGTGAAGACAGGGTTAGGTAAAGAGTTCGGTTATATGTGGGAATGTCCGGATTACTTTGAACTGGATGGGCAAGGTGTATTCCTTTTCTCCCCACAAGGGTTAAAGCCGGAGGGCGACAGCTATCAAAATATTTATCAATCAGGGTATGTAGTTGGAAGTCCCATAGATTTAGAGAATATCGAGTTAAAGCATGGTCCATTTCATGAACTGGATCGCGGTTTTGACTTTTACGCACCGCAAACAACGGTGGATCACCAGGGAAGGCGGATTTTAGTCGGCTGGATGGGATTACCGGAAATTGACTATCCTACTGATAAAAATGGCTGGGCACATTGTTTAACACTACCTCGTGAGTTAACGGTTAAAGACGGAAAACTGATTCAACAGCCGGTTTCTGAATTGAAATTGCTTCGCGGAGAAAAGGTGGAAACAAGTCAAAGAGTCGAGAATGAGAATGTTCGTCTCGATAACTTTGAGGGTGACGTGTATGAGCTTGTTGCGGAATTCTCTGATAGTAGTGCTGAGGAGTTTGGTTTGGAACTTCGGGTTGGCGAAATGGAGAAAACCGTGATTAAATATGATAGTGTTGCGAAAAAGGTTGTATTTGACCGATCTGAGTCGGGCGAATCTTTTGCCGAGGAGTTTGGTACGGTTCGGAAATGTACATTGGACACTGAAAAGATATCGTTTCGAATTTTTGTTGATGTGTCCTCTGTCGAAGTATTTGTAAATGATGGGGAAGAAGTATTTACTGGGAGAATTTTTCCTGGTAAAGCTAGCAGTGGAGTACGTGTGTTTGCTCGTGGTGGACATACGAATGTAAAGGCTGTTAAATGGGATATCAAATAA
- a CDS encoding LacI family DNA-binding transcriptional regulator: MSTILDIAKLAGVAKSTVSRYLNGGSVGEATKKKIERAIKETGYSPNPFAQSLKAKKTNIIGTIVPRLDSYASSQTLIGIDEQLKKMNYQMLISNTSQNLEREIESIYSFANQKIAGIILLATEITDQHIEAFESVKVPVLLIGQEHENFHSLIHDDFNAGYAMGRYVLEKGYRKIAYLGVTERDISVGVKRKQGFKKAIQEVDDCDVRFYETLFKIPAAQASAKEIIDEFQPAIFVCATDNIALGVLKASYSEGINIPHDLAVTGFGGYDVAGIIHPGLTTAKFFYKEAGETAAKHIVELVNELPVEKVTLSKFEIIERESVDNLFYRTL, encoded by the coding sequence ATGAGTACAATTTTAGATATTGCTAAGCTTGCGGGTGTGGCGAAAAGTACGGTTTCTCGGTATTTAAATGGCGGCTCAGTGGGTGAAGCGACGAAGAAGAAAATTGAACGGGCAATCAAAGAAACCGGGTATTCTCCGAATCCGTTTGCGCAGAGCTTGAAAGCGAAGAAAACGAATATTATTGGCACGATTGTTCCAAGGCTTGATTCTTATGCTTCTTCACAAACGTTAATTGGCATCGATGAACAATTAAAGAAAATGAACTATCAGATGCTTATCTCCAATACTAGTCAAAATCTGGAGCGAGAAATTGAAAGCATTTATAGCTTCGCCAATCAAAAGATAGCGGGGATTATATTGCTTGCTACCGAAATTACGGATCAGCATATTGAGGCATTTGAAAGTGTTAAGGTTCCTGTATTGTTAATTGGACAAGAGCATGAGAACTTTCATAGTCTGATACATGATGATTTTAATGCTGGTTATGCGATGGGGCGGTACGTCCTTGAAAAAGGATATCGGAAAATTGCTTATCTCGGTGTAACGGAACGGGATATTTCAGTAGGCGTGAAACGAAAACAGGGTTTTAAAAAGGCGATACAAGAAGTAGATGATTGTGATGTTCGCTTCTATGAGACCTTATTCAAGATACCAGCTGCGCAAGCTAGTGCAAAGGAAATCATCGATGAATTTCAGCCAGCCATCTTTGTTTGTGCAACCGATAATATTGCTCTTGGGGTCTTAAAGGCATCATATTCAGAGGGGATTAATATACCACATGACTTAGCAGTGACGGGCTTTGGCGGCTATGATGTGGCAGGAATCATCCATCCGGGCTTAACGACGGCGAAGTTCTTTTACAAAGAAGCGGGGGAAACGGCTGCAAAACATATTGTAGAGTTAGTCAATGAACTCCCTGTGGAAAAAGTAACACTTTCTAAATTTGAAATAATTGAGCGGGAAAGCGTTGACAATCTCTTTTACCGTACCCTATAA
- a CDS encoding sucrose-specific PTS transporter subunit IIBC, translated as MDHKKIASEVLNAIGGKENVSAAAHCATRLRLVLHDESFVDQAALDNMDVVKGTFSTGGQFQIILGSGTVNVVYKHLAEMSGQTEMSTSDVKDAAAKKLNPIQQFVKMLSDIFVPIIPAIVAGGLLMGINNILTAPDLFIEGKSLVDANPEMADLAALINTFANAAFVFLPILIGFSATKRFGGNPFLGATLGMLMVHPDLLNGYGYGAALLNNEVPVWNLFGLEIEKVGYQGTVLPVLAASFILAKIETSLRKVIPSALDNLLTPLVSIFITGLLTFTLVGPLTRSAGNLLTDGIVWLYDSTGIIGGILFGLLYAPIVITGMHHSFIAVETQLLADIVKTGGSFIFVIAAMSNIAQGGATLAVLKTTKNAKIKGTASAAGISALLGITEPAMFGVNLKLRYPFIGAIIGSAVGSGFVTMFKVKATALGAAGIPGIISIRPDTIISYIIGMAIAFAVAFIVTIVLAKRDEKKAVKQTSDQAA; from the coding sequence ATGGATCATAAAAAAATTGCGAGTGAAGTACTGAATGCCATAGGTGGTAAGGAAAATGTTTCAGCTGCAGCACATTGTGCCACACGCTTACGTCTTGTTTTACACGATGAATCATTCGTTGATCAAGCAGCATTGGACAACATGGATGTTGTGAAAGGGACCTTTTCAACAGGAGGGCAGTTTCAAATTATCTTAGGATCTGGAACGGTGAACGTGGTTTATAAACACTTAGCGGAAATGTCAGGTCAAACGGAAATGTCAACGAGTGACGTAAAAGATGCGGCAGCAAAGAAACTAAATCCGATTCAGCAATTCGTCAAAATGCTGTCAGATATTTTTGTTCCGATTATTCCAGCGATTGTAGCTGGTGGTTTATTAATGGGTATTAATAATATCTTAACAGCCCCAGATTTATTTATTGAAGGAAAATCCTTGGTGGATGCCAATCCAGAAATGGCAGATTTAGCGGCACTTATTAATACATTTGCAAATGCGGCCTTTGTTTTCTTACCGATATTAATCGGCTTTTCCGCAACGAAGCGGTTTGGTGGGAATCCTTTCCTAGGGGCCACGCTTGGAATGCTTATGGTTCATCCAGACCTATTAAATGGATACGGTTATGGTGCAGCGTTACTAAATAATGAAGTCCCAGTTTGGAATCTTTTTGGTCTAGAAATAGAAAAGGTAGGCTATCAGGGAACTGTACTTCCTGTTCTTGCGGCTTCTTTTATTCTAGCAAAAATTGAAACATCCTTACGGAAGGTTATTCCATCTGCTTTAGACAATCTATTAACACCGTTAGTATCTATCTTTATTACTGGACTTTTAACGTTTACATTGGTAGGACCGCTGACACGTTCGGCAGGAAATTTACTAACAGATGGAATCGTCTGGTTATATGACTCAACAGGTATCATTGGCGGAATCCTTTTCGGATTACTCTATGCACCAATCGTTATTACTGGCATGCACCATAGTTTCATTGCAGTAGAAACGCAATTGCTTGCTGATATTGTAAAAACGGGTGGATCGTTTATTTTTGTCATTGCGGCGATGTCAAACATTGCACAAGGAGGAGCGACTCTTGCAGTGCTAAAAACAACGAAAAATGCCAAGATCAAAGGAACGGCTTCAGCAGCTGGAATCTCTGCCTTATTAGGGATTACGGAACCAGCGATGTTTGGGGTTAATTTGAAATTACGCTATCCATTTATCGGTGCCATTATCGGTTCTGCCGTTGGATCTGGCTTTGTAACGATGTTCAAGGTTAAAGCTACTGCATTAGGGGCAGCAGGTATACCAGGAATCATCTCGATTCGCCCAGATACCATTATTTCTTATATTATCGGTATGGCAATCGCATTTGCAGTAGCATTTATCGTCACGATTGTTTTAGCGAAAAGAGACGAAAAAAAAGCAGTTAAACAAACATCTGATCAAGCAGCATAA
- a CDS encoding ABC transporter permease — MTQRRIPYLILAPGLILLILFLVLPLISTIFPTFFNGGFTFSNYTSFFLDEYNFGIFWRTIKVSLIATLICVVLGVPTAYYISQSPKKWRGLLMSITLFPLLTNSVVRSFAWITILGQDGILNNALMNIGLLSKPLTMLYTEFAIVIGSVYLFLPLMVITLVGILENIDSEIMEAAETLGANRLVAFVKVILPLSVPGIIVGSILVFTGSLTAYTTPQLLGGNRNIMLATFLYQSATALGNWQGASVIALIMIVATLIVMKLFSWVAGRMDKRGEENA, encoded by the coding sequence ATGACGCAGCGAAGAATCCCTTATCTCATCTTGGCTCCAGGATTGATTCTCTTGATTTTATTTTTGGTGTTACCTCTTATTTCTACCATTTTTCCGACATTCTTTAATGGAGGGTTTACCTTTTCGAATTACACTTCGTTCTTCTTGGATGAGTATAATTTTGGTATTTTTTGGCGGACAATAAAGGTTTCACTGATTGCTACTCTGATTTGTGTAGTGTTAGGAGTTCCGACTGCCTACTACATTTCCCAAAGTCCGAAAAAATGGCGCGGGCTATTAATGTCGATCACATTGTTTCCGTTGTTAACGAATTCAGTTGTACGGAGTTTTGCATGGATTACAATTTTGGGACAAGACGGTATTTTAAATAATGCTTTGATGAATATTGGCTTACTTTCTAAGCCGCTTACGATGCTTTATACAGAATTCGCCATTGTCATTGGCTCTGTGTATCTCTTCCTGCCATTAATGGTTATTACGTTAGTGGGAATTTTAGAGAACATTGATTCTGAAATTATGGAAGCAGCAGAAACGTTAGGCGCCAATCGCTTGGTTGCTTTTGTGAAGGTTATCCTGCCATTAAGTGTGCCGGGGATTATTGTTGGCAGCATTTTAGTTTTCACAGGAAGCTTGACAGCTTATACAACCCCGCAATTATTAGGCGGGAATCGAAATATCATGTTAGCTACGTTCTTATATCAAAGTGCAACTGCACTAGGAAACTGGCAAGGTGCAAGTGTCATTGCCTTGAT
- a CDS encoding bile acid:sodium symporter family protein has product MNMLARISTVAGNTFIYWVLLFTALAMMFPGGFTWIAPYISILLGIIMFGMGLTLSVEDFKAVFKQPLAVFVGVAAQYIIMPGVAYLLAVGLNLPPEVAVGVILVGCCPGGTASNVMSYLARANVALSVAVSSVATLVSPILTPALIYLLASQWLPVSGKDMLLSTVQIVLLPIILGIVFKWILKDKAEEGAKILPLVSVIGIVGVISAVVAANKANILESGLAILSMVILHNFVGLVLGFFISKWFKFPYADQKAISIEVGMQNSGLAAALATAHFSPLTAVPSAIFSVWHNISGPLVATYWAKNAAKKELEMEQAKKAS; this is encoded by the coding sequence ATGAATATGCTAGCAAGAATTAGTACAGTAGCAGGTAACACTTTTATCTACTGGGTTTTACTATTCACGGCTTTAGCCATGATGTTTCCAGGCGGTTTTACCTGGATTGCCCCTTATATCTCGATCCTGCTTGGAATTATCATGTTTGGGATGGGATTAACGTTATCTGTAGAAGATTTCAAGGCCGTATTCAAACAGCCTCTTGCTGTTTTCGTAGGGGTTGCTGCTCAATACATTATTATGCCGGGTGTAGCGTATCTTCTGGCAGTAGGGTTGAATCTCCCGCCTGAAGTAGCGGTAGGTGTTATATTGGTCGGTTGCTGTCCTGGGGGAACTGCATCGAATGTAATGTCGTACCTAGCGAGAGCAAATGTCGCCTTGTCAGTTGCTGTTTCATCGGTAGCGACTTTGGTGTCACCAATTCTAACCCCTGCACTTATTTACCTATTAGCGAGCCAGTGGCTTCCTGTATCAGGAAAGGACATGCTTCTCTCAACGGTTCAAATTGTTCTTCTTCCTATTATCCTTGGTATCGTCTTCAAATGGATTTTGAAGGACAAAGCAGAGGAAGGGGCGAAAATCCTGCCGCTTGTTTCTGTAATTGGAATCGTCGGTGTTATCTCAGCAGTGGTAGCAGCGAATAAAGCAAATATCCTGGAATCTGGTTTAGCAATTCTTAGTATGGTCATTCTCCATAATTTTGTTGGATTGGTATTAGGTTTCTTTATTTCAAAATGGTTCAAATTCCCGTATGCCGATCAAAAAGCAATCTCAATCGAGGTCGGAATGCAGAACTCAGGACTTGCCGCAGCGCTAGCAACTGCACATTTCTCTCCACTTACGGCTGTTCCGAGTGCGATTTTCTCTGTGTGGCATAATATTTCTGGACCATTGGTTGCTACCTACTGGGCAAAAAATGCTGCAAAAAAAGAACTGGAAATGGAACAGGCTAAAAAAGCATCCTAA
- a CDS encoding endonuclease/exonuclease/phosphatase family protein, translated as MKITKLVMCLMSIVFFIGFLMGTQSEATANATEFERGVSINVKVMSYNIHHAEGVDRVLDLERIAKIIEDEGAEIIGLQEVDNHWSERSAFEDQAKWLAERLGMFYVYAANLDRDPLIEGEPRRQYGTAILSKYPILNSENHSLTRIGNTEQRGLLEATINVKGNHLHFYNTHLALTTAEREIQMKEIIAIAGDSKGPQVIMGDLNAVPESIEMQPMYAHYLDVFADQPQAYTYSAMNPIKRIDYIFTSSDIKTVETKVINTLASDHLPITAEIVLERLEPFINGGK; from the coding sequence ATGAAAATCACAAAATTGGTAATGTGCCTGATGTCTATTGTATTTTTTATCGGTTTTCTCATGGGGACACAGTCAGAAGCAACAGCAAATGCAACAGAGTTTGAACGAGGTGTATCGATCAATGTAAAGGTGATGTCCTATAATATTCATCACGCTGAAGGTGTTGATAGAGTATTGGATTTGGAACGAATTGCTAAGATTATTGAGGATGAAGGAGCAGAGATTATTGGGTTGCAGGAAGTGGACAACCACTGGTCAGAACGCAGTGCTTTTGAAGACCAGGCAAAATGGCTGGCTGAGCGGCTTGGTATGTTTTATGTCTATGCTGCCAACTTGGACAGAGATCCATTAATTGAAGGGGAACCGCGCCGTCAATATGGAACAGCGATTTTGAGTAAGTATCCAATTTTGAACTCTGAAAACCACTCTCTTACGAGAATCGGAAATACAGAACAACGGGGTCTCCTTGAAGCTACAATAAATGTAAAAGGTAATCACCTCCATTTTTATAATACGCATTTGGCTTTAACAACGGCCGAGCGTGAAATACAAATGAAGGAAATCATTGCAATAGCAGGAGATTCCAAAGGACCACAAGTCATTATGGGAGATCTAAACGCAGTCCCAGAAAGCATTGAAATGCAGCCGATGTATGCACATTATCTTGACGTATTTGCGGATCAGCCTCAGGCTTATACCTATTCGGCTATGAATCCTATTAAACGTATTGATTATATTTTTACCTCATCTGATATTAAAACGGTAGAAACAAAAGTAATAAATACATTAGCTTCCGATCACCTGCCAATTACTGCTGAAATTGTATTAGAAAGACTGGAACCTTTTATTAATGGCGGAAAGTAA